GCGCTGATCGCGGTCGCGGTACCGGTGCTCGATTCCGGCTCGTGGGTCTCCAAGGGACTGGGCTTCGGCGCGCTGATCCTGGCAAGCGTGAACATCTTCGGCGGCTTCCTCGTCACCGCGCGCATGCTTGCGATGTACAAGAAGAAAGAGAAGTGAGCGCCA
The nucleotide sequence above comes from Rhizomicrobium sp.. Encoded proteins:
- a CDS encoding proton-translocating transhydrogenase family protein, producing the protein MVFRLTIFVLAIFVGYFVVWSVTPALHTPLMAVTNAISSVIVVGALIAVAVPVLDSGSWVSKGLGFGALILASVNIFGGFLVTARMLAMYKKKEK